A genomic region of Runella rosea contains the following coding sequences:
- a CDS encoding RNA polymerase sigma factor, producing the protein MKITLLHNEEELLWQRFKEGDSGALGQLSRSHYRALFNYAAKFTKDREIVRDCIQDLFLELWERREHLTETPFVRIYLIKSLRNNLFRKLRQERWMLESEDLDEDLPFSDHTSAESTLIESELFQENAGKIKVVLAKLPKRQQEIIFLKFYEGLSNDQIAEILTMNRQSVANLLHRALTSLKTNWFSLAKMLLFLWG; encoded by the coding sequence TTGAAAATCACCCTCTTACATAATGAAGAAGAACTTCTCTGGCAGCGCTTCAAAGAGGGTGATAGTGGCGCGTTGGGGCAGCTCTCGCGGAGTCATTACAGGGCGTTGTTTAATTACGCCGCCAAATTCACCAAAGACCGGGAAATTGTCAGGGATTGCATTCAAGATTTGTTTCTGGAACTCTGGGAGCGACGAGAACACCTGACGGAGACGCCTTTTGTGCGGATTTACCTCATTAAATCATTGCGTAACAACCTGTTTCGTAAACTTCGTCAGGAACGGTGGATGCTCGAATCGGAAGATTTGGACGAAGATTTACCTTTCTCAGACCATACTTCGGCCGAATCAACGTTGATTGAAAGCGAGCTTTTTCAAGAAAATGCAGGAAAAATAAAGGTGGTTTTGGCCAAGCTCCCCAAACGGCAGCAAGAGATTATCTTTTTGAAATTCTACGAAGGTCTGTCTAATGACCAAATCGCCGAAATTTTGACCATGAATCGTCAATCGGTGGCCAATCTGCTGCATCGAGCCCTTACTTCTTTAAAAACCAATTGGTTTTCATTGGCCAAAATGTTGCTCTTCTTGTGGGGGTAA
- a CDS encoding TetR/AcrR family transcriptional regulator produces MTCITQSSEEKIKEAAKSVFLKKGYAGTTARDIAEAASMNIALTNYYFRSKEKLFFEIFRDLFSYYCKNTLKIFEKPISIREKLIELIEEDFQMMKKEPSLVLFLMTEIHRDPERLLPELSRFKELLHVTLSNQIEEEIINGRMRNISVEHLMPLIMGSLQFVFVGKNMNMKMYNASEDEFNTFAENHKNLIISMITEYLFISETVS; encoded by the coding sequence GTGACGTGTATTACTCAATCAAGTGAAGAAAAAATTAAAGAAGCAGCGAAGTCTGTTTTTTTAAAAAAGGGATATGCCGGCACCACCGCGAGGGATATAGCGGAGGCAGCCAGCATGAACATTGCGCTTACGAACTATTATTTCAGAAGTAAAGAGAAACTTTTTTTTGAGATTTTTAGAGACCTGTTCAGTTATTACTGTAAAAACACGCTGAAAATTTTTGAGAAACCAATCAGTATCCGTGAAAAACTGATTGAGCTTATTGAAGAAGATTTTCAAATGATGAAGAAGGAGCCGAGTTTAGTGTTGTTTTTGATGACCGAAATCCATCGGGACCCCGAACGGCTTTTGCCGGAGTTATCAAGGTTTAAGGAATTATTACATGTTACACTATCAAACCAAATTGAAGAAGAGATCATAAACGGCCGAATGCGAAATATAAGTGTGGAGCATTTAATGCCTTTGATTATGGGGAGTTTGCAGTTTGTATTTGTGGGTAAGAATATGAATATGAAAATGTACAATGCATCAGAAGACGAATTTAATACATTCGCCGAAAATCACAAAAATCTAATTATCAGCATGATTACCGAATATCTTTTTATTTCTGAGACTGTTAGTTAG
- the spt gene encoding serine palmitoyltransferase, with protein sequence MSKKLQNKVAEFKDAAAIKEKGLYPYFRPIESGQDTEVIIDGKPVLMFGSNSYLGLTNHPYIIEASQKAAQKYGTGCAGSRFLNGTLDIHIELERRLAAYTGKESAILFSTGYQANLGAISSLTGRNDYILLDEMNHASIIDGSRLSFSKVIKYAHNDMADLRKKLSLLPDEAVKLIVTDGIFSMEGDIVNLPELNKVAADFDAAIMVDDAHSLGVIGEKGAGASSHFGLTDSTDLIMGTFSKSLASLGGFIASDAATVDYLKHRARSLIFSASMTPATVASTLAALDIIESEPFHIERLWANTRYAKELLLINGFDLGHTESPILPVYIRNNDLTFMMTKLLQEDGVFVNPVVSPAVRPEDTLIRFSLMATHTFSQIEEAVDKMARIYRKLRPEAIKVNL encoded by the coding sequence ATGAGTAAGAAGTTACAAAACAAAGTTGCAGAATTTAAGGATGCTGCTGCTATAAAAGAAAAAGGATTATATCCTTATTTCAGACCTATCGAATCAGGGCAGGATACGGAAGTGATAATTGATGGGAAACCCGTTTTGATGTTTGGTTCCAATTCTTATTTGGGGCTCACAAACCATCCTTACATTATTGAGGCGTCGCAAAAAGCAGCCCAAAAATACGGTACCGGATGCGCAGGCTCGCGCTTCCTGAATGGTACATTAGACATTCACATCGAGCTGGAACGCCGACTGGCGGCTTACACTGGAAAAGAATCAGCCATTCTTTTCAGTACTGGATACCAGGCCAACTTAGGTGCAATATCCTCACTTACAGGGCGTAATGACTACATTTTATTGGATGAAATGAACCACGCTTCCATCATTGACGGAAGCCGTTTGTCTTTTTCAAAAGTCATTAAGTACGCCCACAACGACATGGCTGACCTTCGCAAGAAGTTGAGCCTGTTGCCAGATGAAGCCGTTAAGCTCATCGTAACCGACGGCATATTCAGCATGGAAGGTGACATTGTTAATCTTCCAGAATTGAATAAAGTTGCCGCCGATTTTGACGCCGCAATCATGGTCGACGACGCCCACAGCCTGGGCGTAATTGGTGAAAAAGGAGCTGGTGCATCCTCGCATTTTGGACTCACAGACAGTACCGATTTAATCATGGGTACGTTTAGTAAATCGCTCGCTTCGTTGGGTGGATTTATCGCGAGCGACGCCGCCACCGTCGACTACCTCAAGCACCGTGCGCGTTCACTTATATTCAGTGCCAGCATGACACCCGCTACCGTGGCCAGCACCTTAGCGGCATTGGACATTATCGAATCGGAGCCATTCCACATTGAGCGGCTTTGGGCCAACACGCGCTACGCCAAAGAATTACTCCTCATCAACGGCTTTGATTTGGGCCATACCGAAAGCCCGATTTTGCCAGTTTATATAAGAAATAACGACCTCACATTTATGATGACCAAGCTTCTTCAGGAAGACGGTGTCTTTGTAAACCCCGTCGTTTCGCCCGCTGTTCGCCCCGAAGATACCCTTATTCGGTTCTCTTTGATGGCAACGCACACGTTTAGCCAAATTGAAGAAGCTGTCGACAAAATGGCCCGAATTTACCGCAAACTTCGTCCTGAGGCGATAAAAGTAAACCTATGA
- a CDS encoding NAD-dependent epimerase/dehydratase family protein: protein MNSRVLITGASGFIGYHLIEAAQKEGLEVHAAVRRSSNVNHLKKFNPVFVYPELSDKEALKQLLKEGNYSYIIHAAGATRAKNTQAYNIINADYTRLLAEAALEADIPLKRFLFMSSLAALGPLSYAEEQPITENTLPLPITSYGKSKLLAEKMLEELTDLPLTTIRPTAVYGPREKDLFILFKTLNQGLDAYIGKEPQRLSFVYVKDLAEVTVAALLKDQNERQAYNISDGFAYDRYALADSFKEASGKKPRRIHLPVGVLKLAANIMELGATFSSVAPVVNREKVKELTAPNWFCSIEAAKRDLQYQPNYNLNKGIAETWQWYKANDWI, encoded by the coding sequence ATGAACAGCAGGGTATTGATTACGGGAGCAAGCGGTTTTATCGGTTATCATCTGATAGAAGCCGCCCAAAAAGAGGGCTTGGAAGTTCACGCAGCCGTCCGTCGTTCCAGCAATGTCAATCACCTAAAGAAATTCAATCCTGTATTTGTCTATCCAGAGTTAAGTGACAAAGAGGCGCTGAAACAACTGTTGAAAGAAGGGAATTACAGCTACATTATTCACGCGGCGGGAGCCACACGAGCCAAAAATACCCAAGCCTACAACATAATCAATGCCGATTATACACGTTTGCTGGCTGAAGCGGCACTTGAAGCTGATATTCCGCTAAAACGGTTTCTGTTCATGAGCAGTTTGGCGGCGCTGGGTCCTTTGTCGTATGCCGAAGAGCAGCCCATCACGGAGAACACTTTACCCTTGCCCATTACGAGTTATGGCAAAAGTAAACTGTTGGCAGAGAAGATGTTGGAAGAATTAACAGATTTACCGCTTACCACCATACGGCCCACTGCCGTATACGGACCAAGAGAAAAAGATTTGTTCATTCTTTTCAAAACACTCAATCAAGGCCTTGACGCTTACATCGGCAAAGAACCCCAACGACTGAGTTTTGTCTACGTCAAAGATTTGGCAGAAGTGACGGTGGCAGCCTTGCTCAAAGATCAAAATGAACGTCAGGCCTACAACATCTCTGATGGATTTGCCTACGACCGATACGCTTTGGCCGACTCATTTAAGGAAGCCAGCGGCAAAAAACCCCGACGGATTCATTTGCCCGTGGGCGTGTTGAAACTAGCCGCCAATATCATGGAACTGGGCGCCACGTTTTCGTCAGTAGCCCCCGTGGTAAACCGTGAAAAGGTAAAAGAACTGACCGCGCCAAATTGGTTTTGCAGTATCGAAGCCGCCAAACGGGATTTGCAATACCAGCCTAATTATAACTTAAACAAAGGAATTGCCGAAACCTGGCAGTGGTACAAAGCCAATGACTGGATTTAA
- a CDS encoding DUF5686 and carboxypeptidase-like regulatory domain-containing protein — translation MKKLATDITNLLSILCLTLGVALAQTTTVKGVITDTKTGETLPYVNVQVVGTNIGSTSDAEGRYSLTVPANKSVIKFTYIGYLSIEKNVTPGIAQTINIKMTVDALQLKEVTVRGKTSRYRNKDNPAVQLIREVIEHKEQNQMAANDYVEYEQYEKIALSLSNLSDSFKERRIFRNYQFLFVNQDSTGMGGKNLLPAYMQEKLSKVYFRKNPYTKKQWVEADRKAEFDSKFIDNDGLNAYFRRLYEDVDIYKNDISIATNLLLSPIANTAPTFYKFFIRDTVKTQTPWLVELGFVPRNKTDMLFEGKLFVTLDGNYSVQNAYLTVNKEINLNFMRDLEAKLEFEKGTDGRYHPAKTTLGMEFALGDKSGGLYGQRVVNFKNFTINQARPDSVYKGPAQENVVALLAVNKGETYWNNVRHIPLDRLERNIYRNVDTLQTIPSFRRTMDVATLLLAGYKSFGIVEVGPVNTFYSFNPVEGFRLRFGGRTTTDLSNRYFFETYAAYGFKDEKWKYFLSGTYSLNNKSVYQFPFHYIRASFQRDTKIPGQDLQFVQEDNFLLSFKRGDNNRWLYNDIFKVEYIRELANHFSYRVGFTQWNQSPAGILRYEKVDNEGNVQSVPQLKNTELSLELRYAPNEQFYQGKLYRTPLINRSPIFTLRYNVGVKGFLSGQNNYHNITANIAKRFYFSQYGYADVTTEGGYIVGKNIPFPLLMIHRANQTYAYQLNSYNLMNFLEFVSDHYASVDVQYYFNGFIFNKIPLLKKLKLREVVSLKALVGGLRDENNPNKQTSVFRFPVDEQDKSISYSLGRTPYVEGSVGIANIFKLLRLDLVKRFNYLNHPGVSEWGIRARFRVDF, via the coding sequence ATGAAAAAGTTAGCTACAGATATAACCAACCTCTTGTCAATTTTATGTCTGACGTTAGGCGTTGCGCTTGCACAAACAACCACCGTCAAAGGCGTTATCACCGACACTAAAACGGGAGAAACCCTGCCGTATGTAAATGTGCAGGTAGTAGGAACCAACATCGGAAGCACTTCCGATGCCGAAGGCCGCTACAGCCTTACCGTACCAGCCAATAAATCAGTCATTAAGTTTACCTACATTGGGTACTTGAGCATCGAGAAAAACGTCACGCCCGGGATTGCGCAGACCATCAACATAAAGATGACCGTCGACGCGCTGCAGTTGAAGGAAGTGACCGTCAGAGGAAAAACGAGCCGCTATCGAAACAAAGATAATCCAGCGGTTCAGCTCATTCGGGAGGTGATTGAGCACAAAGAACAAAACCAGATGGCAGCCAATGACTACGTGGAATACGAACAATACGAGAAAATTGCGTTGTCGTTGAGCAACCTTTCCGACAGTTTTAAGGAGCGTCGCATCTTTCGGAACTACCAGTTTTTGTTTGTCAACCAAGATTCAACGGGCATGGGTGGCAAAAATCTGTTGCCAGCTTACATGCAGGAAAAACTCTCTAAAGTCTATTTTCGCAAAAATCCCTATACCAAAAAGCAATGGGTAGAAGCCGACCGCAAGGCCGAATTTGATTCTAAATTTATTGACAATGACGGTTTGAATGCTTACTTCCGACGTTTGTATGAGGATGTAGATATTTACAAGAACGATATTTCTATTGCCACCAACCTGCTGCTAAGTCCCATTGCCAACACGGCACCGACGTTTTACAAATTTTTTATTCGCGATACCGTTAAAACCCAAACGCCTTGGCTCGTTGAATTGGGATTTGTACCGCGCAATAAAACCGATATGCTGTTTGAAGGAAAACTATTTGTGACCCTCGATGGTAACTACAGCGTTCAGAATGCCTACCTGACGGTCAACAAAGAAATCAACCTCAACTTCATGCGCGATTTGGAAGCAAAGTTGGAGTTTGAAAAAGGCACCGACGGCCGCTATCATCCCGCCAAAACAACCCTGGGAATGGAGTTTGCACTGGGCGATAAATCAGGCGGACTTTACGGACAACGCGTCGTAAATTTTAAAAACTTTACCATCAATCAAGCCCGCCCCGACAGCGTTTATAAAGGCCCCGCGCAGGAAAACGTGGTCGCGCTTTTGGCCGTAAATAAAGGAGAAACCTACTGGAACAATGTGAGACACATACCATTGGACCGGCTAGAACGCAATATTTACCGAAATGTAGACACGCTCCAAACAATCCCGTCTTTCCGCCGCACAATGGATGTAGCAACCTTGCTTTTAGCAGGCTATAAATCTTTTGGCATCGTAGAAGTAGGGCCAGTCAACACGTTTTACAGTTTCAATCCCGTGGAAGGATTCCGTCTGCGTTTTGGCGGCCGGACCACCACCGATTTGAGCAATCGTTACTTTTTTGAAACCTACGCGGCCTATGGTTTTAAAGACGAAAAGTGGAAGTATTTTTTAAGCGGCACGTATTCGCTCAACAATAAATCGGTGTACCAGTTTCCGTTTCATTACATACGGGCCAGTTTTCAGCGTGATACCAAAATCCCTGGACAAGACTTGCAGTTTGTACAGGAAGATAACTTTTTGTTGTCTTTCAAACGCGGCGATAATAACCGCTGGCTGTACAACGACATTTTTAAAGTCGAATACATCCGTGAGTTAGCCAACCATTTCTCTTACCGAGTGGGTTTTACGCAGTGGAACCAAAGCCCCGCGGGTATCTTGCGCTATGAAAAGGTAGACAATGAAGGCAACGTACAAAGTGTACCTCAGTTGAAAAATACCGAGCTGAGTCTGGAACTGCGGTACGCGCCCAATGAGCAGTTTTACCAAGGGAAACTGTACCGCACACCGCTCATCAACCGCTCCCCAATTTTCACGCTTCGCTACAACGTGGGGGTGAAAGGCTTTTTGTCGGGCCAAAACAACTACCACAACATTACGGCCAATATTGCAAAACGTTTTTACTTCTCGCAGTACGGCTACGCCGACGTAACGACGGAAGGCGGCTACATTGTGGGCAAAAACATTCCGTTTCCGTTGCTGATGATTCACCGCGCCAACCAAACCTACGCCTACCAATTGAACTCCTACAACTTGATGAATTTTCTTGAATTCGTGAGTGACCATTACGCCAGCGTAGACGTGCAATATTACTTCAACGGGTTCATTTTCAACAAAATACCATTACTCAAAAAACTAAAACTCCGCGAGGTGGTCAGCTTGAAAGCACTCGTAGGCGGCCTGCGCGACGAGAACAATCCAAACAAACAAACCTCCGTTTTTCGTTTTCCAGTTGACGAGCAAGACAAATCCATCAGTTACTCTTTGGGACGTACGCCGTACGTAGAAGGCAGCGTCGGGATAGCCAATATTTTCAAATTATTGCGTCTGGATTTGGTAAAACGTTTCAATTACCTCAACCATCCAGGTGTATCCGAGTGGGGTATTCGGGCGCGGTTTAGGGTTGATTTCTAG
- a CDS encoding NTP transferase domain-containing protein: MNYAIIAAGEGSRLAQEGFPLPKPMVTLHGEMLIDRLIGIFSNNRAESIQIIINEASEALEKHLSETTYEVPVRVIKKSTPSSLHSFYELIKANPAIDELCLTTTDTVFTEDEFESYILAFEQNRELDGLMAVTTFVDDESPLFVATDEQHLVTAFTDTNTLNTPFVSGGIYCLRNKALECVTQSIESGTSRMRNFQRQLIDNKLTIKAFPFSKIVDIDHVRDITTAELFLSHAQQTPNHEVVL, encoded by the coding sequence ATGAATTACGCAATCATCGCAGCAGGAGAAGGTTCACGGTTGGCGCAGGAAGGGTTTCCGCTTCCTAAGCCGATGGTCACGCTGCACGGCGAAATGTTGATTGACCGTTTGATTGGTATTTTTAGTAATAATCGGGCCGAAAGCATTCAAATTATCATTAACGAAGCCTCGGAGGCGCTGGAGAAACATTTATCGGAAACAACCTATGAGGTTCCAGTCCGGGTCATCAAAAAATCCACGCCGAGTTCTTTGCACAGTTTTTATGAATTGATAAAGGCCAATCCCGCCATTGACGAGTTGTGTCTGACCACCACCGACACGGTATTTACGGAAGATGAATTTGAGTCATATATACTTGCATTTGAGCAAAACCGCGAGCTGGACGGATTAATGGCCGTCACCACCTTTGTGGATGATGAAAGTCCTTTGTTTGTGGCAACCGATGAACAACATTTGGTCACGGCTTTTACCGACACCAACACTTTGAACACGCCATTTGTATCGGGGGGCATTTATTGTTTGCGCAACAAAGCCCTCGAATGCGTTACGCAATCGATTGAAAGCGGCACCAGTCGTATGCGCAATTTCCAACGTCAATTGATTGATAATAAGTTAACCATCAAAGCTTTCCCCTTTTCAAAAATCGTGGACATAGACCACGTAAGGGACATTACCACTGCCGAGCTTTTTTTGAGCCACGCGCAGCAGACACCAAATCATGAAGTTGTTTTATAA
- a CDS encoding CDP-alcohol phosphatidyltransferase family protein: MENLTHKIPAEKKEEPKSSAFENSLKSSDTEEQIDIWFYRPIGYQIALFCAKVGITPNPVTIVSIFFGVAAGILFYYQELWINVIGMLLLVFANSLDSADGQLARMTNNKSRLGRILDGAAGDFWFIAIHVAICLRSQNEGWSAFIWVPGVVAGASHVVQSAMADYYRNVHLFFIKGTSGSELDNSRELQKEYDTLTWGKNFGMKLVARFYLNYTKMQESFSPNLQKLLGVVREKYSSGLPEWLITEFRAQNKPLMKYTNIIQFNTRVLFLFLWLFIDQAWIYFLFDIFILNPILIYMCVSQEKVSRHFYQKIVS; encoded by the coding sequence ATGGAAAATTTGACCCACAAAATACCCGCCGAAAAAAAGGAAGAACCCAAAAGCAGTGCTTTTGAAAATTCACTGAAATCAAGCGATACCGAAGAGCAGATTGATATTTGGTTTTATCGGCCTATTGGCTATCAAATTGCCCTGTTTTGCGCCAAAGTCGGCATTACGCCCAATCCCGTCACCATTGTAAGCATCTTTTTTGGCGTAGCGGCGGGAATTCTTTTCTATTACCAAGAACTGTGGATAAACGTCATCGGAATGTTACTGTTGGTTTTTGCCAACTCTCTCGACAGTGCCGACGGACAGCTGGCCCGCATGACCAACAACAAGAGCCGGCTTGGACGCATCTTAGACGGAGCGGCGGGGGATTTCTGGTTTATTGCCATTCACGTTGCCATTTGTTTACGCAGCCAAAACGAAGGTTGGAGCGCGTTTATTTGGGTACCAGGCGTGGTGGCGGGAGCTTCGCACGTGGTACAGTCGGCGATGGCGGATTACTACCGCAATGTGCATTTGTTTTTTATCAAAGGCACTTCAGGCAGCGAATTGGACAACAGCCGCGAGTTGCAGAAAGAATACGACACGCTTACGTGGGGTAAAAACTTCGGTATGAAACTGGTCGCGAGATTTTATTTAAACTATACCAAAATGCAGGAAAGCTTCTCGCCCAATCTGCAAAAATTATTGGGTGTAGTACGCGAAAAATATAGTTCAGGATTACCAGAATGGCTTATCACCGAGTTTAGAGCACAAAATAAGCCCCTAATGAAATATACCAATATTATTCAGTTCAATACGCGGGTTTTGTTTTTGTTTTTGTGGTTGTTTATCGACCAAGCGTGGATTTATTTTCTGTTCGACATCTTTATTCTGAACCCTATTCTCATCTACATGTGCGTGAGTCAGGAGAAAGTGAGCCGTCATTTTTACCAAAAAATCGTGTCTTAA
- a CDS encoding lysylphosphatidylglycerol synthase transmembrane domain-containing protein, translating into MKSATIYKALFLVLGVIFLGYMIYGMGLDVIGANIQKMGFWFIPVIGSWLVIYVLNAFAFKAIIEEPQLPASNLSFWSVLRLTITGYVINYITPFVALGGEPYRIMLLKPALGIRKATSSVLLYSLMHMFSHVLFWLASIVLIVAFVPLSTLMLAGCGLMLVVGLVLGFWFIRVYQRGFTVSTFRLLEKIYFVNKMVKGFMAEKIDALHEIDEQIRILYAERKPRFYASLGLEFAARVVGCAEIYFTAQAIGLDMSITESLIVSSGSSLFANLIFFFPMQLGTREGGLALALQSIGMPAATGLFIGIVVRIRELVWIGIGLLLLQRTNVQPVGKETTLETVSNKL; encoded by the coding sequence GTGAAGAGTGCGACGATATACAAAGCCCTATTTTTGGTGCTGGGTGTCATTTTCCTGGGCTATATGATTTATGGCATGGGGCTTGACGTTATCGGGGCCAACATCCAAAAAATGGGTTTTTGGTTTATTCCCGTCATTGGCAGCTGGTTGGTGATTTATGTTTTGAACGCTTTTGCATTTAAGGCCATCATTGAAGAGCCACAACTGCCCGCAAGCAACCTTTCCTTTTGGTCGGTGCTTCGATTGACGATTACGGGTTATGTTATCAATTACATTACGCCGTTTGTAGCGCTAGGCGGCGAGCCGTACCGCATCATGTTGCTCAAGCCTGCGCTCGGAATCCGCAAGGCCACGTCGTCGGTGTTGTTGTACAGCCTGATGCACATGTTTTCGCACGTGTTGTTTTGGTTGGCGTCGATTGTGCTCATCGTGGCTTTTGTTCCTTTGAGCACGCTGATGCTCGCGGGTTGTGGCCTCATGTTGGTGGTGGGTTTGGTGCTGGGCTTTTGGTTTATTCGGGTCTACCAACGTGGCTTTACGGTCAGTACATTTCGATTGTTAGAAAAAATCTACTTCGTCAATAAAATGGTGAAGGGCTTTATGGCCGAGAAAATTGACGCGTTGCACGAAATCGACGAGCAAATCCGAATTCTTTACGCCGAACGCAAGCCGCGTTTTTATGCCTCGCTGGGGCTGGAATTTGCGGCCCGGGTGGTGGGTTGCGCCGAGATTTACTTTACGGCTCAGGCCATCGGATTGGATATGTCGATTACAGAATCGCTGATTGTCAGCTCTGGTTCTTCGTTGTTTGCCAACCTGATTTTCTTCTTTCCGATGCAGCTCGGTACCCGGGAAGGTGGTTTGGCACTGGCATTGCAGAGCATTGGAATGCCCGCCGCAACGGGCCTGTTTATCGGTATCGTGGTGCGTATCAGGGAGTTGGTCTGGATAGGTATTGGGTTGCTTTTGCTCCAACGTACTAACGTTCAACCAGTGGGAAAAGAAACTACCTTGGAAACCGTTTCAAATAAATTATGA
- a CDS encoding HAD family hydrolase, with protein MIKGVLLDYGGTIDTNGLHWGGVLWNSYQKYGVQIDQEIFSKAYSFGERALAIHPIVKPGHTFLDTLRLKVEQQFQFLKDNGFQVNPENIELIATDCHLFAKTTVAQAAPVLAQLSKQYPLVMVSNFYGNINSVLNDFGIAAYFNAVVESAVVGVRKPNPAIYQLGVDALQLPAEACVVIGDSYSKDIVPAHEIGCKTIWLNVQGWEETATKIDSVADVEINDFALVPEEVTKLRS; from the coding sequence ATGATAAAAGGAGTTTTGCTGGACTATGGTGGCACAATCGACACCAATGGGTTGCATTGGGGCGGTGTATTGTGGAACAGTTACCAAAAATACGGGGTACAAATTGACCAAGAGATATTTTCTAAAGCGTACTCATTTGGTGAGAGAGCCTTGGCGATTCATCCGATTGTAAAACCCGGGCATACTTTTTTAGATACCTTAAGGCTCAAAGTGGAGCAACAGTTTCAGTTTTTAAAAGACAACGGTTTTCAGGTTAATCCTGAAAACATTGAGCTGATTGCAACGGACTGTCATCTTTTTGCCAAAACAACCGTGGCGCAAGCCGCCCCCGTTTTGGCGCAACTTTCAAAGCAGTATCCGCTGGTGATGGTTTCTAATTTTTACGGAAATATCAACAGTGTTTTAAATGATTTTGGGATTGCTGCGTATTTCAACGCTGTGGTCGAATCGGCCGTAGTCGGCGTAAGAAAGCCCAATCCAGCCATTTATCAACTCGGCGTAGACGCGTTACAATTACCGGCCGAAGCCTGCGTCGTCATTGGCGATTCATACAGCAAAGACATTGTTCCAGCGCACGAAATCGGCTGCAAAACAATCTGGCTAAATGTACAAGGTTGGGAAGAAACCGCCACCAAAATTGACTCTGTCGCCGATGTGGAAATCAATGATTTTGCTTTGGTACCTGAGGAGGTTACAAAATTAAGAAGTTAA
- a CDS encoding PfkB family carbohydrate kinase, whose amino-acid sequence MYDICTIGHITLDKVVTPQSVKYMPGGTSFYFSKAIQKAQLDYALVTALATSELGVVADLRKSGIEVYALPSEHSVYFENIYPENQNHREQNVLQKASPFDVPVMPDITAKIYHLGPLLSDDISLELLKLLATKGMVSLDIQGYLRYVKEKKVLYKDWADKKEALPHVSILKANEFEMEVLTGKSKVQEGAKYLADMGVKEVIITLGSHGSVIYTDNRFHKIPAFTPTKVVDATGCGDTYMAGYLSKKIAGADVEEAGEFGAAMATINIEASGPFSGDFNKVEKVLNYGTHEGYEKVFSWTEAWSSVV is encoded by the coding sequence ATGTACGATATATGCACCATCGGGCACATCACACTTGATAAAGTGGTGACACCTCAGTCGGTCAAATATATGCCGGGAGGCACTTCTTTTTATTTTTCCAAAGCCATCCAAAAGGCACAATTAGACTATGCTTTGGTAACCGCTTTGGCAACGAGTGAGTTAGGAGTGGTTGCCGACCTGCGCAAATCAGGCATTGAAGTATATGCTTTGCCCAGCGAGCACTCGGTGTATTTTGAGAACATTTACCCCGAAAATCAAAACCACCGCGAGCAAAACGTATTGCAAAAAGCCTCCCCGTTTGATGTTCCGGTCATGCCCGATATTACCGCCAAAATCTACCATTTAGGGCCTTTACTTTCGGACGACATCTCGCTGGAACTACTGAAACTGCTAGCCACAAAAGGCATGGTTTCACTGGATATTCAGGGATATTTACGGTACGTTAAAGAAAAAAAAGTGCTTTACAAAGACTGGGCCGACAAAAAAGAGGCGCTGCCGCACGTGAGCATTCTGAAGGCAAATGAGTTTGAAATGGAGGTATTGACGGGCAAAAGTAAGGTACAAGAAGGTGCCAAATACTTAGCCGACATGGGCGTCAAAGAAGTAATCATTACCCTTGGCAGCCACGGCTCGGTGATTTATACCGATAATCGCTTTCATAAAATCCCCGCTTTTACGCCCACAAAAGTAGTGGACGCAACAGGTTGCGGCGATACATACATGGCGGGTTATTTATCCAAAAAGATAGCGGGTGCCGACGTAGAAGAGGCCGGTGAGTTTGGAGCGGCCATGGCCACCATCAATATTGAGGCTTCTGGTCCTTTCTCGGGCGATTTCAACAAAGTGGAAAAAGTACTGAATTACGGAACTCATGAGGGGTATGAAAAGGTTTTTTCATGGACAGAAGCCTGGTCTTCGGTCGTTTAA